One Aphidius gifuensis isolate YNYX2018 linkage group LG3, ASM1490517v1, whole genome shotgun sequence DNA window includes the following coding sequences:
- the LOC122852391 gene encoding uncharacterized protein LOC122852391 isoform X3, with protein sequence MCGNMVSSFKMTPWLMAICCLMMADCMNVTDQETSESQHDQVAILKQIRKVNDDGSYTFGYEAGDGSFKEQASVVQSIPRTNRSTTKKPTILYATSTSTESSSSTTIGPKSNVVQTIPRIRKTSTTSTTSSTTSTTTTTESPKPIFGHYLKTSKNRPKFFINNQQKIITGSSSSEEEIINEDSQLTRPSTDEKINLRKIIFPKRPIDQSLRPITEEFEEKEEEEELKATTGNALRRQLHEDTTKNDNHEINNDEHSDVYGGALSTARPLFTTSSSPKIIQRIRSERPKMLYQMSSSVPDNIGPARFDNTKYEAETKTPEERETTQPIVYQTVPSRLNDRDYARQTTEQPVYVRREPEQQLLRDLSSGVVVQPTNIDDEYRAAPVGRYVYRPQPRPPVYPTSGDSGNVQYLSENPAEEPVEPSPPRGVPQAYIRQRPYARPYNEPDPRSRPVLRPIGPMDEREYPEYYRNIALPPEAPNPIAPPLSRRDFQMLLRRLLITQYGLQALAHPRSYLEDALYDEQPYTNYQTSAVRPNVLAYEGGLRYNDRTIRPILSRIPIGNIDPAMYSQRYSDDYQDPRYMKRVYRQKLYTQDMNEETEGDGDEILPPPIREALLLRMLQLAISTDRPSMNAINHIRTTTIPTYRKSPVRNVQIISDEQDKETIKKL encoded by the exons ATGTGCGGTAACATGGTTTCCAGTTTTAAG ATGACGCCATGGCTGATGGCAATATGTTGCCTGATGATGGCAGATTGCATGAACGTGACAGATCAAGAAACTTCGGAGAGTCAACATGATCAAGTTGcgatattaaaacaaattagaAAAGTTAATGATGATGGAAGCTACACATTTGGCTATGAAGCTGGAGATGGATCAttcaaa GAACAGGCATCAGTTGTCCAGAGTATACCACGTACAAATAGAAgtacaacaaaaaaaccaacaattttatatgcaacatcaacatcaactgaatcatcatcatcaacaacaattggtCCAAAATCAAATGTTGTACAGACAATACCAAGAATACgtaaaacatcaacaacatcaacaacatcatcaacgacatcaacaacaacaacaactgaaTCACCAAAACCAATATTTGGACATTATcttaaaacatcaaaaaatcgtccaaaatttttcatcaataatcaacaaaaaataattacaggaAGTTCATCATCAgaagaagaaataattaatgaagatTCACAATTAACAAGACCAAgtactgatgaaaaaattaatttacgtaaaattatatttccaaAAAGACCAATTGATCAAAGTCTTCGTCCAATAACTGaagaatttgaagaaaaagaagaagaggaAGAATTAAAAGCAACAACAGGTAATGCATTGAGACGTCAACTTCATGAAgatacaacaaaaaatgataatcatgaaattaataatgatgaacatTCAGATGTATATGGAGGTGCATTATCAACAGCTCGTCCATTATTTACAACAAGTAGTTCaccaaaaataattcaacgtATACGTTCTGAACGACCAAAAATGCTTTATCAAATGTCATCATCTGTACCGGATAATATTGGTCCAGCTCGttttgataatacaaaatatgaGGCTGAAACAAAAACACCAGAAGAACGTGAAACAACACAaccaattgtttatcaaactGTACCATCAAGATTGAATGATCGTGATTATGCTCGTCAAACAACAGAACAACCAGTATATGTTCGTCGAGAGCCAGAACAACAACTTCTTCGAGATTTATCATCAGGTGTTGTTGTACAACCAACAAATATAGATGATGAATATCGAGCAGCACCAGTTGGTAGATATGTTTATAGACCACAACCTCGCCCACCGGTATATCCAACAAGTGGTGATTCAGGCAATGTTCAGTATTTATCAGAAAATCCAGCTGAGGAACCAGTTGAACCTTCTCCACCACGAGGTGTTCCACAGGCATATATACGTCAAAGACCATACGCACGACCATACAATGAACCTGATCCAAGATCTAGACCTGTATTACGACCAATTGGACCAATGGATGAACGTGAATATCCAGAGTATTATAGAAATATTGCTTTACCACCAGAAGCACCAAATCCAATTGCACCACCACTTAGTAGACGAGATTTTCAAATGCTTTTAAGACGTTTATTAATTACTCAATATGGCTTACAAGCTTTGGCTCATCCAAGAAGTTATCTTGAAGATGCACTTTATGATGAACAACCATATACAAATTATCAAACATCTGCAGTTAGACCAAATGTTTTAGCATATGAGGGTGGATTAAGATACAATGATCGTACAATACGTCCAATTTTATCGAGAATTCCAATTGGTAATATTGATCCTGCTATGTATTCACAAAGATATTCAGATGATTATCAAGATCCAAGATATATGAAAAGAGTTTATCGACAAAAACTTTATACACAAGATATGAATGAAGAGACTGAGGGTGATGGTGATGAAATTTTACCACCACCAATACGTGAAGCACTATTATTGAGAATGTTACAATTGGCTATTTCTACTGATCGACCATCAATGAATGCAATTAATCACATACGAACAACAACAATACCGACATACAGAAAATCACCAGTTAGAAATGTACAAATTATTTCTGATGAACAAGATaaagaaacaattaaaaaattataa
- the LOC122852391 gene encoding uncharacterized protein LOC122852391 isoform X1, with translation MCGNMVSSFKMTPWLMAICCLMMADCMNVTDQETSESQHDQVAILKQIRKVNDDGSYTFGYEAGDGSFKVETRDVLGNVKGTFGFVDANGEIKRVTYTSSNGTGFKATTLSPLQEQASVVQSIPRTNRSTTKKPTILYATSTSTESSSSTTIGPKSNVVQTIPRIRKTSTTSTTSSTTSTTTTTESPKPIFGHYLKTSKNRPKFFINNQQKIITGSSSSEEEIINEDSQLTRPSTDEKINLRKIIFPKRPIDQSLRPITEEFEEKEEEEELKATTGNALRRQLHEDTTKNDNHEINNDEHSDVYGGALSTARPLFTTSSSPKIIQRIRSERPKMLYQMSSSVPDNIGPARFDNTKYEAETKTPEERETTQPIVYQTVPSRLNDRDYARQTTEQPVYVRREPEQQLLRDLSSGVVVQPTNIDDEYRAAPVGRYVYRPQPRPPVYPTSGDSGNVQYLSENPAEEPVEPSPPRGVPQAYIRQRPYARPYNEPDPRSRPVLRPIGPMDEREYPEYYRNIALPPEAPNPIAPPLSRRDFQMLLRRLLITQYGLQALAHPRSYLEDALYDEQPYTNYQTSAVRPNVLAYEGGLRYNDRTIRPILSRIPIGNIDPAMYSQRYSDDYQDPRYMKRVYRQKLYTQDMNEETEGDGDEILPPPIREALLLRMLQLAISTDRPSMNAINHIRTTTIPTYRKSPVRNVQIISDEQDKETIKKL, from the exons ATGTGCGGTAACATGGTTTCCAGTTTTAAG ATGACGCCATGGCTGATGGCAATATGTTGCCTGATGATGGCAGATTGCATGAACGTGACAGATCAAGAAACTTCGGAGAGTCAACATGATCAAGTTGcgatattaaaacaaattagaAAAGTTAATGATGATGGAAGCTACACATTTGGCTATGAAGCTGGAGATGGATCAttcaaa gTTGAAACTCGCGATGTACTTGGTAATGTCAAAGGTACATTTGGTTTTGTTGATGCAAATGGCGAAATAAAACGGGTCACCTATACTTCATCAAATGGAACGGGATTTAAAGCAACAACACTCTCACCATTACAGGAACAGGCATCAGTTGTCCAGAGTATACCACGTACAAATAGAAgtacaacaaaaaaaccaacaattttatatgcaacatcaacatcaactgaatcatcatcatcaacaacaattggtCCAAAATCAAATGTTGTACAGACAATACCAAGAATACgtaaaacatcaacaacatcaacaacatcatcaacgacatcaacaacaacaacaactgaaTCACCAAAACCAATATTTGGACATTATcttaaaacatcaaaaaatcgtccaaaatttttcatcaataatcaacaaaaaataattacaggaAGTTCATCATCAgaagaagaaataattaatgaagatTCACAATTAACAAGACCAAgtactgatgaaaaaattaatttacgtaaaattatatttccaaAAAGACCAATTGATCAAAGTCTTCGTCCAATAACTGaagaatttgaagaaaaagaagaagaggaAGAATTAAAAGCAACAACAGGTAATGCATTGAGACGTCAACTTCATGAAgatacaacaaaaaatgataatcatgaaattaataatgatgaacatTCAGATGTATATGGAGGTGCATTATCAACAGCTCGTCCATTATTTACAACAAGTAGTTCaccaaaaataattcaacgtATACGTTCTGAACGACCAAAAATGCTTTATCAAATGTCATCATCTGTACCGGATAATATTGGTCCAGCTCGttttgataatacaaaatatgaGGCTGAAACAAAAACACCAGAAGAACGTGAAACAACACAaccaattgtttatcaaactGTACCATCAAGATTGAATGATCGTGATTATGCTCGTCAAACAACAGAACAACCAGTATATGTTCGTCGAGAGCCAGAACAACAACTTCTTCGAGATTTATCATCAGGTGTTGTTGTACAACCAACAAATATAGATGATGAATATCGAGCAGCACCAGTTGGTAGATATGTTTATAGACCACAACCTCGCCCACCGGTATATCCAACAAGTGGTGATTCAGGCAATGTTCAGTATTTATCAGAAAATCCAGCTGAGGAACCAGTTGAACCTTCTCCACCACGAGGTGTTCCACAGGCATATATACGTCAAAGACCATACGCACGACCATACAATGAACCTGATCCAAGATCTAGACCTGTATTACGACCAATTGGACCAATGGATGAACGTGAATATCCAGAGTATTATAGAAATATTGCTTTACCACCAGAAGCACCAAATCCAATTGCACCACCACTTAGTAGACGAGATTTTCAAATGCTTTTAAGACGTTTATTAATTACTCAATATGGCTTACAAGCTTTGGCTCATCCAAGAAGTTATCTTGAAGATGCACTTTATGATGAACAACCATATACAAATTATCAAACATCTGCAGTTAGACCAAATGTTTTAGCATATGAGGGTGGATTAAGATACAATGATCGTACAATACGTCCAATTTTATCGAGAATTCCAATTGGTAATATTGATCCTGCTATGTATTCACAAAGATATTCAGATGATTATCAAGATCCAAGATATATGAAAAGAGTTTATCGACAAAAACTTTATACACAAGATATGAATGAAGAGACTGAGGGTGATGGTGATGAAATTTTACCACCACCAATACGTGAAGCACTATTATTGAGAATGTTACAATTGGCTATTTCTACTGATCGACCATCAATGAATGCAATTAATCACATACGAACAACAACAATACCGACATACAGAAAATCACCAGTTAGAAATGTACAAATTATTTCTGATGAACAAGATaaagaaacaattaaaaaattataa
- the LOC122852391 gene encoding uncharacterized protein LOC122852391 isoform X2: MNQEMTPWLMAICCLMMADCMNVTDQETSESQHDQVAILKQIRKVNDDGSYTFGYEAGDGSFKVETRDVLGNVKGTFGFVDANGEIKRVTYTSSNGTGFKATTLSPLQEQASVVQSIPRTNRSTTKKPTILYATSTSTESSSSTTIGPKSNVVQTIPRIRKTSTTSTTSSTTSTTTTTESPKPIFGHYLKTSKNRPKFFINNQQKIITGSSSSEEEIINEDSQLTRPSTDEKINLRKIIFPKRPIDQSLRPITEEFEEKEEEEELKATTGNALRRQLHEDTTKNDNHEINNDEHSDVYGGALSTARPLFTTSSSPKIIQRIRSERPKMLYQMSSSVPDNIGPARFDNTKYEAETKTPEERETTQPIVYQTVPSRLNDRDYARQTTEQPVYVRREPEQQLLRDLSSGVVVQPTNIDDEYRAAPVGRYVYRPQPRPPVYPTSGDSGNVQYLSENPAEEPVEPSPPRGVPQAYIRQRPYARPYNEPDPRSRPVLRPIGPMDEREYPEYYRNIALPPEAPNPIAPPLSRRDFQMLLRRLLITQYGLQALAHPRSYLEDALYDEQPYTNYQTSAVRPNVLAYEGGLRYNDRTIRPILSRIPIGNIDPAMYSQRYSDDYQDPRYMKRVYRQKLYTQDMNEETEGDGDEILPPPIREALLLRMLQLAISTDRPSMNAINHIRTTTIPTYRKSPVRNVQIISDEQDKETIKKL, translated from the exons ATGACGCCATGGCTGATGGCAATATGTTGCCTGATGATGGCAGATTGCATGAACGTGACAGATCAAGAAACTTCGGAGAGTCAACATGATCAAGTTGcgatattaaaacaaattagaAAAGTTAATGATGATGGAAGCTACACATTTGGCTATGAAGCTGGAGATGGATCAttcaaa gTTGAAACTCGCGATGTACTTGGTAATGTCAAAGGTACATTTGGTTTTGTTGATGCAAATGGCGAAATAAAACGGGTCACCTATACTTCATCAAATGGAACGGGATTTAAAGCAACAACACTCTCACCATTACAGGAACAGGCATCAGTTGTCCAGAGTATACCACGTACAAATAGAAgtacaacaaaaaaaccaacaattttatatgcaacatcaacatcaactgaatcatcatcatcaacaacaattggtCCAAAATCAAATGTTGTACAGACAATACCAAGAATACgtaaaacatcaacaacatcaacaacatcatcaacgacatcaacaacaacaacaactgaaTCACCAAAACCAATATTTGGACATTATcttaaaacatcaaaaaatcgtccaaaatttttcatcaataatcaacaaaaaataattacaggaAGTTCATCATCAgaagaagaaataattaatgaagatTCACAATTAACAAGACCAAgtactgatgaaaaaattaatttacgtaaaattatatttccaaAAAGACCAATTGATCAAAGTCTTCGTCCAATAACTGaagaatttgaagaaaaagaagaagaggaAGAATTAAAAGCAACAACAGGTAATGCATTGAGACGTCAACTTCATGAAgatacaacaaaaaatgataatcatgaaattaataatgatgaacatTCAGATGTATATGGAGGTGCATTATCAACAGCTCGTCCATTATTTACAACAAGTAGTTCaccaaaaataattcaacgtATACGTTCTGAACGACCAAAAATGCTTTATCAAATGTCATCATCTGTACCGGATAATATTGGTCCAGCTCGttttgataatacaaaatatgaGGCTGAAACAAAAACACCAGAAGAACGTGAAACAACACAaccaattgtttatcaaactGTACCATCAAGATTGAATGATCGTGATTATGCTCGTCAAACAACAGAACAACCAGTATATGTTCGTCGAGAGCCAGAACAACAACTTCTTCGAGATTTATCATCAGGTGTTGTTGTACAACCAACAAATATAGATGATGAATATCGAGCAGCACCAGTTGGTAGATATGTTTATAGACCACAACCTCGCCCACCGGTATATCCAACAAGTGGTGATTCAGGCAATGTTCAGTATTTATCAGAAAATCCAGCTGAGGAACCAGTTGAACCTTCTCCACCACGAGGTGTTCCACAGGCATATATACGTCAAAGACCATACGCACGACCATACAATGAACCTGATCCAAGATCTAGACCTGTATTACGACCAATTGGACCAATGGATGAACGTGAATATCCAGAGTATTATAGAAATATTGCTTTACCACCAGAAGCACCAAATCCAATTGCACCACCACTTAGTAGACGAGATTTTCAAATGCTTTTAAGACGTTTATTAATTACTCAATATGGCTTACAAGCTTTGGCTCATCCAAGAAGTTATCTTGAAGATGCACTTTATGATGAACAACCATATACAAATTATCAAACATCTGCAGTTAGACCAAATGTTTTAGCATATGAGGGTGGATTAAGATACAATGATCGTACAATACGTCCAATTTTATCGAGAATTCCAATTGGTAATATTGATCCTGCTATGTATTCACAAAGATATTCAGATGATTATCAAGATCCAAGATATATGAAAAGAGTTTATCGACAAAAACTTTATACACAAGATATGAATGAAGAGACTGAGGGTGATGGTGATGAAATTTTACCACCACCAATACGTGAAGCACTATTATTGAGAATGTTACAATTGGCTATTTCTACTGATCGACCATCAATGAATGCAATTAATCACATACGAACAACAACAATACCGACATACAGAAAATCACCAGTTAGAAATGTACAAATTATTTCTGATGAACAAGATaaagaaacaattaaaaaattataa